A genomic region of Magnolia sinica isolate HGM2019 chromosome 6, MsV1, whole genome shotgun sequence contains the following coding sequences:
- the LOC131248495 gene encoding peroxisomal membrane protein 11D-like — translation MSTLDATRAELALLVLYLNKAEARDKICRAIQYGSKFLSNGEPGTAQNVDKSTSLARKVFRLLKFVNDLHGLISPPVQGTPLPLILLGKSKNALLSTFLLLDQVVWAGRSGIYKNKERTELIGRISLFCWMGSSACATLIELAELGRLSASMKKLEKDLKHTNKYQDDQYLNKVKQSNERLLGLVKASMDIVVAVGLLQLAPKKVTPRVTGAFGFITSLISCYQLLPSPPKAKAL, via the exons ATGAGTACATTAGATGCAACCAGAGCAGAGCTTGCTCTTTTGGTTCTATATTTGAACAAAGCTGAAGCTAGGGATAAGATATGCAGAGCTATACAATACGGTTCGAAGTTCTTGAGCAATGGAGAACCTGGTACAGCTCAAAATGTTGACAAATCGACTAGTTTGGCACGCAAAGTTTTCCGTCTTCTCAAG TTTGTGAATGATTTGCATGGACTTATTAGTCCACCTGTTCAAGGAACTCCTCTTCCACTCATTTTACTTGGAAAG TCGAAAAATGCACTGCTGTCGACTTTCTTGCTTCTGGATCAAGTTGTCTGGGCTGGGAGAAGTGGCATCTACAAG AACAAAGAACGCACGGAGCTAATTGGTAGGATATCTCTTTTCTGTTGGATGGGTTCTTCAGCATGCGCCACCTTGATTGAG CTTGCGGAGCTTGGAAGATTGTCTGCATCAATGAAAAAGCTGGAGAAGGATCTTAAGCACACCAACAAATATCAA GATGACCAATACCTGAACAAGGTCAAACAGTCAAATGAGAGGTTGTTAGGTCTGGTTAAAGCATCGATGGATATAGTCGTTGCAGTGGGGCTGCTGCAACTAGCACCCAAGAAAGTCACTCCTCGTGTAACAGGAGCCTTTGGATTTATAACCTCACTCATCTCTTGTTATCAG TTGCTTCCGTCCCCGCCAAAAGCCAAGGCTCTATGA